Proteins from one Streptomyces genisteinicus genomic window:
- a CDS encoding amidase family protein — MELAEALETIERLDPEVSAFTEVWAREALAAEPDGDLPLAGVPLAVKGPAGLRAYTARRLTAAGAVAVGATSVPGPGSPWLTWGLGAHGPTRNPWRADRTPGGSSAGAAVAVATGMARVATGGDGAGSVRIPAAWCGVFGLKTTNGLLPTPDRTGLASAGLLTRTAAEARPFLRCLLGPGGPAPAPAPAPAPTDGTAPGDGPAPAGGRTPAAPLPLRAVWSPDLGFAGTDPEVLAVTVAAVARLQSAGVIRLSGREAVLVDPKDAWTAVRAGRPADGAAVRAENDRRLDDVFADADVLLTPVTPNRPHGHDGPGAGVYSTSLTWAFNLSGHPAAAVPAGFTPDGCPAGLQMVARRGADAALLEAAVAAQRHLPTTRP, encoded by the coding sequence ATGGAGTTGGCGGAGGCACTGGAGACCATCGAGCGGCTCGATCCCGAGGTGAGCGCGTTCACCGAGGTGTGGGCCCGGGAGGCGCTCGCGGCCGAGCCGGACGGCGACCTTCCGCTGGCCGGGGTGCCGTTGGCGGTGAAGGGACCGGCGGGCCTGCGGGCGTACACCGCGCGGCGGCTGACCGCGGCGGGCGCCGTCGCCGTCGGCGCCACCTCCGTGCCCGGGCCCGGCTCGCCGTGGCTGACCTGGGGGCTCGGAGCCCACGGACCGACCCGCAACCCGTGGCGTGCCGACCGGACGCCGGGAGGCTCGTCCGCCGGTGCGGCGGTGGCCGTCGCGACGGGCATGGCCCGCGTCGCGACCGGCGGCGACGGAGCGGGCTCGGTGCGCATCCCGGCCGCCTGGTGCGGGGTGTTCGGGCTGAAGACGACGAACGGGCTGCTGCCGACACCCGACCGCACGGGGCTGGCGTCCGCCGGGCTGCTGACCCGCACCGCCGCGGAGGCCCGCCCGTTTCTGCGCTGCCTGCTCGGCCCGGGCGGACCGGCACCGGCACCGGCACCGGCACCGGCACCGACCGACGGAACGGCACCCGGCGACGGACCGGCACCGGCCGGCGGACGGACACCCGCCGCTCCCCTCCCGCTGCGGGCCGTCTGGTCGCCGGACCTCGGATTCGCCGGGACCGATCCTGAGGTCCTGGCGGTGACCGTCGCCGCGGTGGCCCGGCTGCAGTCGGCCGGGGTGATCCGCCTCTCGGGCCGGGAGGCCGTCCTCGTCGACCCGAAGGACGCCTGGACCGCGGTGCGGGCCGGACGGCCGGCGGACGGGGCGGCGGTGCGCGCGGAGAACGACCGCCGGCTGGACGACGTCTTCGCCGACGCGGACGTCCTGCTGACCCCCGTGACCCCCAATCGCCCGCACGGCCACGACGGTCCGGGCGCCGGCGTCTACTCCACCTCCCTGACCTGGGCGTTCAACCTGAGTGGCCATCCGGCCGCCGCCGTCCCCGCCGGATTCACCCCGGACGGCTGCCCGGCGGGCCTCCAGATGGTCGCCCGGCGGGGCGCGGACGCCGCACTGCTGGAGGCGGCGGTGGCGGCGCAGCGGCATCTGCCCACCACGCGCCCCTGA
- a CDS encoding penicillin-binding transpeptidase domain-containing protein, translated as MIRRTRHAAGVCAVLLAALLVNAARVQVVESPGLEGNPGNRRADIARYGVPRGDILVDSGPVTGSRDTGGRLRYERTYRDGPLYAPVTGYASQTYGTSLLENLEDGILAGTDPLLSPLPLLDGLHRVRPPGGHVVTTVRAAVQEAAYRGLDGRRGAVAAIEPSSGRILALVSSPSYDPGRFAGTDGASADAWARLNGAPARPMLNRAIRQTYPPGSAFKIVTAAAALDSGVVDDVDAPTRTPRPYVLPGTSTVLPDAVEGCENASLAYALQWSCNTVMAGLGARVGLRGMVEAAAGFGFNDPGLRIPAGVSRSNFDTDMSRDQLALSSIGQFNTTATPLQMAMVASAVAAGGTLRHPYLVEKVTRAGGETAEHHGPRAYRQAMNPATAMRLREMMVQAVEEGTGRKAAIGGATVGGKTGTAQHGVGNKGTPYAWFISWAQADDAPLPGVAVAVVVEDASADRAEISGGGSAAPIARAVMRAALHG; from the coding sequence GTGATCCGCCGCACGCGGCACGCCGCCGGTGTCTGCGCGGTGCTGCTGGCGGCCCTGCTGGTGAACGCCGCCCGGGTGCAGGTCGTCGAGTCCCCCGGGCTGGAGGGGAACCCCGGCAACCGGCGTGCCGACATCGCCCGTTACGGGGTGCCGCGCGGCGACATCCTCGTCGACTCGGGTCCGGTGACCGGTTCCCGCGACACCGGCGGCCGGCTCCGCTACGAACGCACCTACCGCGACGGTCCGCTCTACGCGCCGGTCACCGGCTACGCGTCCCAGACCTACGGCACGTCCCTGCTGGAGAACCTCGAGGACGGCATCCTCGCCGGGACGGATCCGCTGCTGTCCCCGCTGCCGCTCCTCGACGGCCTCCACCGCGTCCGGCCCCCCGGCGGCCATGTGGTGACCACGGTCCGGGCGGCCGTGCAGGAGGCCGCGTACCGGGGCCTGGACGGGCGGCGCGGCGCCGTCGCGGCGATCGAACCGTCCTCCGGCCGGATCCTGGCGCTCGTCTCCAGCCCCTCGTACGACCCCGGCCGCTTCGCCGGCACCGACGGCGCGAGCGCGGACGCCTGGGCCCGGCTGAACGGGGCGCCGGCGCGGCCGATGCTCAACAGGGCCATCCGGCAGACCTATCCGCCCGGTTCCGCGTTCAAGATCGTGACGGCGGCGGCCGCGCTGGACTCCGGGGTGGTGGACGACGTGGACGCGCCGACCCGCACCCCCCGGCCGTACGTCCTGCCCGGCACCAGCACGGTGCTGCCCGACGCCGTGGAGGGCTGCGAGAACGCCTCCCTCGCCTACGCGCTCCAGTGGTCGTGCAACACGGTGATGGCCGGGCTCGGGGCCCGGGTGGGGCTGCGGGGGATGGTGGAGGCGGCGGCCGGGTTCGGCTTCAACGACCCGGGGCTGCGCATCCCGGCGGGCGTGTCGCGGTCCAACTTCGACACCGACATGTCCCGGGACCAGCTGGCGCTGTCGTCCATCGGGCAGTTCAACACCACCGCGACGCCGCTCCAGATGGCGATGGTGGCCTCGGCGGTCGCGGCCGGCGGGACCCTGCGCCATCCGTACCTCGTGGAGAAGGTGACCCGGGCCGGCGGCGAGACGGCCGAGCACCACGGCCCCCGGGCGTACCGGCAGGCCATGAACCCGGCCACCGCGATGCGGCTGCGCGAGATGATGGTGCAGGCCGTCGAGGAGGGAACCGGCCGGAAGGCGGCGATCGGCGGCGCGACCGTCGGCGGCAAGACCGGTACCGCCCAGCACGGCGTGGGCAACAAGGGCACCCCGTACGCCTGGTTCATCTCGTGGGCGCAGGCCGACGACGCGCCGCTGCCGGGGGTGGCGGTGGCCGTGGTGGTCGAGGACGCGTCGGCGGACCGCGCCGAGATCAGCGGCGGCGGGAGCGCCGCCCCGATCGCGCGCGCGGTGATGCGGGCGGCACTGCACGGCTGA
- a CDS encoding FtsW/RodA/SpoVE family cell cycle protein translates to MTAPPAEASPPEQRPARRRGVELSLLLCAVLVSVYGYACVGLARQGAVPPDAARYGAGLGALALVAHLAVRFRAPWADPLLLPIAVLLNGLGLVLIHRLDLETPEDVAAPTQLVWSGLGVALCVATVIALGDHRALRRHARACVTAALLLLCAPVFFPPVNGARIWIRVGELSLQPGEFAKVLLAVFFAAHLAAHREALAEAGRRTLGAVRLPARRAAGPVLGVWLLSMLVLVLERDLGTSLLFFGLFVVLLYVATGRVGWIAIGLALAAAGAYAVGTLVPHVHGRVEDWLDPYAGIAAGEGTGQLAQSLFAFGTGGVLGTGLGLGHSVLIGFAAKSDFILATAGEELGLVGLTALLLLYGLLVGRGFRAATGLDDAFGTLLAVGLSSIVALQVFVIAGGVTGLIPLTGMAMPFLAQGGSSVVTNWVIVALLIRLSHAARAPRPAPAAPQTPAARPVALR, encoded by the coding sequence ATGACCGCACCGCCGGCGGAAGCGTCACCGCCCGAGCAGCGTCCCGCCCGGCGGCGGGGCGTCGAACTGTCGCTCCTGCTCTGCGCCGTCCTCGTCTCCGTCTACGGCTACGCCTGCGTCGGCCTCGCCCGGCAGGGCGCCGTACCCCCGGACGCGGCCCGCTACGGCGCCGGGCTCGGCGCGCTGGCCCTGGTCGCCCATCTCGCGGTGCGCTTCCGCGCCCCCTGGGCCGACCCGCTGCTGCTGCCCATCGCCGTGCTGCTCAACGGCCTGGGCCTGGTGCTCATCCACCGCCTCGACCTGGAGACCCCCGAGGACGTCGCCGCACCCACCCAGCTGGTGTGGTCCGGGCTCGGCGTGGCGCTCTGCGTGGCCACCGTCATCGCCCTGGGCGACCACCGCGCCCTCCGCCGCCATGCGCGCGCCTGCGTCACCGCGGCGCTGCTCCTGCTCTGCGCCCCCGTGTTCTTCCCGCCGGTCAACGGCGCCCGGATCTGGATCAGGGTCGGAGAACTGTCCCTCCAGCCGGGGGAGTTCGCGAAGGTGCTGCTCGCCGTGTTCTTCGCCGCCCATCTGGCCGCCCACCGGGAAGCGCTCGCCGAGGCGGGCCGGCGCACCCTCGGGGCCGTACGGCTGCCGGCCCGGCGGGCCGCCGGTCCCGTCCTCGGCGTCTGGCTGCTGAGCATGCTGGTGCTGGTCCTGGAGCGCGACCTGGGCACCTCGCTGCTCTTCTTCGGTCTCTTCGTCGTCCTCCTCTACGTGGCGACGGGCCGTGTCGGCTGGATCGCGATCGGGCTGGCACTGGCCGCGGCCGGGGCGTACGCCGTCGGCACGCTGGTGCCGCACGTGCACGGCCGCGTCGAGGACTGGCTGGACCCGTACGCGGGGATCGCGGCCGGGGAGGGCACCGGCCAGCTCGCCCAGTCGCTGTTCGCCTTCGGCACCGGCGGCGTGCTCGGCACCGGCCTGGGGCTCGGCCACTCCGTCCTCATCGGCTTCGCCGCCAAGTCCGACTTCATCCTGGCCACCGCGGGCGAGGAACTCGGGCTCGTGGGGCTGACCGCCCTGCTGCTGCTCTACGGGCTGCTCGTCGGCCGCGGGTTCCGGGCGGCGACCGGGCTCGACGACGCGTTCGGCACCCTGCTCGCGGTCGGCCTGTCGTCGATCGTCGCGCTCCAGGTGTTCGTCATCGCCGGCGGGGTGACCGGACTGATCCCGCTGACCGGCATGGCGATGCCCTTCCTCGCGCAGGGCGGCTCCTCGGTGGTGACCAACTGGGTGATCGTGGCCCTGCTGATCCGGCTCAGCCACGCCGCCCGCGCGCCGCGGCCGGCTCCCGCCGCACCGCAGACCCCCGCCGCCCGCCCCGTGGCCCTGCGGTGA
- a CDS encoding zinc-ribbon domain-containing protein produces the protein MIIFGTKGYLYQLAILTLVCGHCGNPSAHTLRKRVTKFTLFFIPLFPFSTKYATQCTFCGAEQRIEAAQAEQLQLQAAGGQAQGGQPYGQGFDQAAGQGGRPGQQNPYQH, from the coding sequence ATGATCATCTTCGGCACCAAGGGCTACCTGTACCAGCTGGCCATCCTCACCCTGGTCTGTGGCCACTGCGGCAACCCGTCGGCGCACACCCTGCGCAAGCGCGTCACCAAGTTCACCCTGTTCTTCATCCCGCTGTTCCCGTTCTCGACGAAGTACGCGACGCAGTGCACGTTCTGCGGCGCGGAGCAGCGGATCGAGGCGGCGCAGGCCGAGCAGCTCCAGCTCCAGGCCGCGGGCGGCCAGGCCCAGGGCGGGCAGCCGTACGGCCAGGGCTTCGACCAGGCCGCGGGGCAGGGCGGCCGGCCGGGGCAGCAGAACCCGTACCAGCACTGA
- a CDS encoding PBS lyase, producing MGAMVFAGIDEVDWASLEHSYGPADNVPELLRGLASADPAERENALDGMYGTVHHHGDVYDSTLACIPFLMELVADPLVEDRGAIIELLTSIGGIDLDGDDELDPGDEGFEDAANYAMAASAVTAGCDVFLDLVGDHDREVRLVVPLTLANLHGDPVRVLRLLRHRLEVEKDDEVRLACLEAGGRIALRHKDLAPDVVEWLTGVMEPSYCTGLRLGAISQIARCAPAALPRDVVPWVTGMLRRLDEEPEVLGAADPLPPSFTGPPREIRAAAVAGRTAPWTAELLRTLHNGLGDRVDDRIALLADQLSSPDRERRLDAVRMSESLLRTWRGAYGDLVALLGEQVGDREPRLADAAAGVLGGLFQLAEPAADALLERVENDPNCWVRSWGEGSARLGRPVMALVRAGDPRVVPVLAGILGQGDAAGDLACSLDSLGTSAAPLAPALCDLLSRVRLDGHLHEQAAPLLRGLSSLRAADLLPDAVPAVLRVLRGAPDHTRELVVDEALRTLTAFGPAARPAVPELRDLLDRPPAGLSAQAGARAAGALWAIEGDADAILPALCALLGGPDPDGRHAAAAVVGGLGAAGAAAAGPLGALLWSADPWTRVEAAAALWRVTGDPGRAWPVLRRAWAELPHARVRVAGALADLSTREAEGADRLVDRELLTVRRHNAVGAGAGGHDIFDDERLLALCRRAVTGTP from the coding sequence ATGGGGGCAATGGTGTTCGCGGGGATCGACGAGGTCGACTGGGCATCTCTCGAGCATTCCTACGGCCCGGCCGACAACGTGCCGGAGTTACTGCGAGGTCTGGCGTCCGCGGATCCCGCGGAGCGCGAGAACGCACTGGACGGGATGTACGGGACGGTGCACCACCACGGCGACGTCTACGACTCGACGCTCGCCTGCATACCGTTCCTCATGGAACTGGTGGCCGATCCGCTGGTCGAGGACCGCGGGGCCATCATCGAGCTGCTGACCAGCATCGGCGGCATCGATCTCGACGGCGACGACGAACTGGACCCAGGTGACGAGGGGTTCGAGGACGCCGCCAACTACGCCATGGCCGCGTCGGCGGTGACGGCGGGCTGCGACGTGTTCCTGGACCTGGTCGGCGACCACGACCGGGAGGTGCGGCTCGTCGTGCCGCTGACGCTGGCCAACCTCCACGGCGACCCGGTGCGGGTGCTGCGCCTGCTGCGGCACCGGCTGGAGGTCGAGAAGGACGACGAGGTGCGCCTCGCCTGCCTGGAGGCGGGCGGGCGGATAGCGCTCCGGCACAAGGACCTGGCGCCCGACGTGGTCGAGTGGCTGACCGGCGTCATGGAACCCTCCTACTGCACCGGTCTGCGGCTGGGCGCGATCTCCCAGATCGCCCGGTGCGCGCCCGCGGCGCTGCCGCGCGACGTGGTGCCCTGGGTGACCGGGATGCTGCGCCGGCTGGACGAGGAGCCCGAGGTGCTGGGCGCGGCCGACCCGCTGCCGCCGTCGTTCACCGGCCCGCCCCGGGAGATACGGGCGGCCGCCGTGGCCGGCCGGACGGCGCCGTGGACCGCGGAACTGCTGCGCACCCTCCACAACGGCCTCGGCGACCGGGTGGACGACCGCATCGCCCTCCTGGCCGACCAGCTCAGCAGCCCCGACCGCGAGCGGCGGCTGGACGCGGTGCGGATGAGCGAGAGCCTGCTGCGCACCTGGCGGGGGGCATACGGCGATCTGGTCGCGCTCCTCGGTGAGCAGGTGGGCGACCGCGAGCCCCGGCTCGCGGACGCGGCCGCCGGCGTGCTGGGCGGCCTGTTCCAGCTCGCCGAGCCCGCCGCAGACGCGCTGCTGGAGCGGGTGGAGAACGACCCGAACTGCTGGGTGCGCTCCTGGGGCGAGGGCTCGGCCAGACTGGGCCGCCCGGTGATGGCCCTGGTCAGGGCGGGCGATCCGCGCGTGGTGCCGGTACTCGCCGGCATCCTCGGGCAGGGCGACGCGGCGGGCGACCTGGCCTGTTCGCTGGACAGCCTGGGCACCTCGGCCGCACCGCTGGCGCCCGCGCTGTGCGACCTGCTGTCCCGGGTCCGGCTCGACGGACACCTGCACGAGCAGGCCGCTCCCCTGCTGCGCGGCCTGTCGTCGCTGCGGGCCGCGGACCTGCTGCCCGACGCGGTGCCCGCGGTGCTGCGCGTGCTGCGCGGCGCCCCCGACCACACCCGCGAGCTGGTCGTGGACGAGGCGCTGCGGACCCTGACCGCTTTCGGGCCCGCCGCCCGCCCCGCCGTGCCCGAGCTGCGCGATCTGCTCGACCGGCCGCCGGCCGGGCTGTCCGCGCAGGCCGGCGCCCGCGCGGCGGGCGCGCTCTGGGCGATCGAGGGGGACGCGGACGCGATCCTTCCGGCACTGTGCGCCCTGCTCGGCGGGCCGGACCCCGACGGGCGGCACGCGGCGGCGGCGGTCGTCGGCGGCCTCGGCGCGGCCGGCGCCGCGGCGGCCGGCCCGCTCGGCGCGCTGCTCTGGTCGGCCGATCCGTGGACCCGGGTGGAGGCCGCGGCGGCACTCTGGCGGGTGACCGGCGACCCGGGCCGCGCCTGGCCCGTGCTGCGCCGGGCGTGGGCCGAGCTGCCGCACGCCCGGGTGCGGGTGGCCGGGGCGCTGGCCGACCTGTCGACCCGGGAGGCGGAGGGCGCGGACCGGCTGGTGGACCGCGAGCTGCTGACGGTGCGCCGTCACAACGCGGTGGGCGCCGGTGCGGGCGGTCATGACATCTTTGACGACGAGAGACTGCTGGCGCTGTGCAGGCGGGCGGTCACGGGGACGCCGTGA
- a CDS encoding nuclear transport factor 2 family protein: protein MTVLPETGHTPTAGELAEIERWFETYDALSAARDIEGMADMAVFPLNLVSDDASARGASAQWDREQFVATMTQVMGQGGEPLSFSSERTPVFLSPAMVVVFTDSAMTAGGTTERLRYADVLIRRADGWAFQTMIQSGWGENLR from the coding sequence ATGACCGTCCTGCCCGAGACCGGCCACACCCCCACCGCCGGGGAACTGGCGGAGATCGAGCGGTGGTTCGAGACCTACGACGCGCTCAGCGCGGCGCGTGACATCGAGGGCATGGCCGACATGGCCGTCTTCCCGCTCAACCTGGTCAGCGACGACGCCTCGGCCCGCGGCGCGTCGGCCCAGTGGGACCGGGAGCAGTTCGTCGCCACCATGACGCAGGTGATGGGCCAGGGCGGCGAACCGCTCTCGTTCTCCAGCGAGCGCACCCCCGTCTTCCTCTCCCCCGCGATGGTCGTGGTCTTCACCGATTCGGCCATGACCGCGGGCGGGACGACCGAACGGCTGCGCTACGCGGACGTGCTGATCCGGCGCGCGGACGGGTGGGCCTTCCAGACCATGATCCAGAGCGGCTGGGGCGAAAACCTCCGGTGA
- a CDS encoding ATP-dependent DNA ligase — protein sequence MSMPGPPLRVASAEPVGALPRGTDLAYEPKFDGHRMVVFVRREGVLLQARSGRIVTAAFPDLAAAARRLPDGTVLDGEVVVWRQGRTDFAAVQRRAAATAARAPALARALPASYAAFDLLAEDGEDLRPLPYGERRGRLEALVGPLGPPLQPVPMTRDPAQALTWFATLHTIGVEGLVVKRVDQAYRGGSRTWRKLRHTTATDAAVTGFTGPPAHPSALVLTLPDDDAPVVSAPLPPALRAQAGEVLAGRTVPGGGTAVAVGVGEVAYRRVAAGTTAEVERGTTRHPVVTVLRLRLPEEQEPEPEP from the coding sequence ATGAGCATGCCCGGACCCCCGCTGCGGGTGGCGTCGGCGGAGCCGGTGGGCGCCCTCCCGCGCGGGACGGACCTCGCCTACGAACCCAAGTTCGACGGCCACCGGATGGTCGTCTTCGTCCGGCGGGAGGGCGTCCTGCTCCAGGCGCGTTCGGGCCGGATCGTGACCGCCGCCTTCCCGGACCTCGCCGCCGCGGCCCGGCGCCTGCCGGACGGGACCGTGCTCGACGGGGAGGTCGTCGTATGGCGCCAGGGGCGCACCGACTTCGCGGCCGTGCAGCGCCGCGCGGCCGCCACCGCCGCCCGGGCGCCCGCGCTCGCCCGGGCGCTGCCCGCCTCGTACGCGGCGTTCGACCTGCTCGCCGAGGACGGCGAGGACCTGCGGCCGCTCCCGTACGGGGAGCGCCGGGGGCGACTGGAGGCGCTGGTGGGGCCCCTGGGGCCGCCCCTGCAGCCGGTGCCGATGACGCGGGACCCGGCGCAGGCGCTGACGTGGTTCGCGACGCTGCACACGATCGGTGTCGAGGGGCTGGTGGTCAAGCGGGTGGACCAGGCGTACCGCGGCGGCTCCCGGACCTGGCGCAAACTGCGGCACACGACCGCCACGGACGCCGCGGTGACCGGCTTCACCGGTCCGCCCGCGCACCCCTCGGCCCTGGTGCTGACACTGCCGGACGACGACGCGCCGGTCGTCTCGGCGCCGCTCCCCCCGGCCCTGCGGGCCCAGGCGGGCGAGGTGCTCGCGGGCAGGACGGTGCCGGGCGGGGGCACCGCCGTGGCGGTCGGCGTGGGCGAGGTCGCGTACCGGCGGGTGGCGGCGGGCACGACGGCGGAGGTGGAGCGGGGGACGACCCGGCACCCGGTCGTCACGGTGCTGCGCCTGCGGCTGCCCGAGGAGCAGGAGCCGGAGCCGGAGCCATGA
- the ligD gene encoding non-homologous end-joining DNA ligase, which produces MTPITEVEGRRLTLTNLDKVIHPATGTTKGEIVHYYAVTAAAILPHLRDRPVSFLRYPDGPGGQVFFTKNPPPGMPGWVRTAPVPRSDDPGARQVVVDDLASLVWAANLVVEFHTPQWRAGDPGVADRMVFDLDPGAPAGMDECREVALWLRDRLARDGLDAYAKTSGSKGLHLLVPLAPTASARVSAYARALAVAGEAALPRLVLHRMARALRPGKVFVDHSQNAAAKTTATPYTLRARPEPTVSTPVSWDEIAAGGDLVFTAADIAPRLARLGDLLAPLIDPENPGRLP; this is translated from the coding sequence ATGACGCCGATCACCGAGGTGGAGGGGCGACGGCTGACGCTCACCAACCTGGACAAGGTCATCCACCCCGCCACCGGGACCACCAAGGGCGAGATCGTCCACTACTACGCCGTCACCGCCGCCGCGATCCTCCCCCACCTGCGCGACCGGCCGGTCTCCTTCCTGCGGTACCCGGACGGGCCCGGCGGCCAGGTCTTCTTCACCAAGAACCCGCCACCGGGGATGCCCGGCTGGGTGCGCACCGCCCCGGTGCCGCGCTCGGACGACCCCGGTGCCCGCCAGGTCGTCGTGGACGACCTGGCGTCGCTGGTGTGGGCGGCCAACCTGGTGGTCGAGTTCCACACCCCGCAGTGGCGGGCAGGGGACCCGGGGGTCGCCGACCGCATGGTGTTCGACCTCGACCCCGGCGCACCGGCCGGCATGGACGAGTGCCGCGAGGTCGCGCTCTGGCTGCGCGACCGGCTGGCCCGGGACGGCCTCGACGCGTACGCCAAGACCTCGGGGTCCAAGGGGCTCCACCTGCTGGTCCCCCTGGCGCCGACGGCCTCGGCACGGGTCTCCGCGTACGCGCGGGCGCTGGCCGTGGCCGGCGAGGCGGCGCTGCCCCGGCTGGTGCTGCACCGGATGGCGCGGGCGCTGCGGCCGGGGAAGGTCTTCGTCGACCACAGCCAGAACGCGGCGGCGAAGACCACCGCGACGCCCTACACCCTGCGGGCCCGTCCCGAGCCCACCGTCTCGACGCCTGTGAGCTGGGACGAGATCGCGGCGGGCGGGGATCTGGTGTTCACCGCCGCCGACATCGCCCCGCGCCTGGCACGCCTCGGCGACCTGCTCGCGCCTTTGATCGACCCGGAGAATCCGGGGCGTCTTCCATGA
- a CDS encoding Ku protein: MRSIWNGAISFGLVSIPVKLINATENHSLSFRQIHAADGGRIRYRKVCELEEKEVPGDEIGKAYEDADGSMIPITDEDLAALPLPTTKTIEIVAFVPASEIDPLQMDTAYYLAANGVPAAKPYTLLREALRRSGRVAVAKFALRGRERLGMLRVVDEVVTLHGLLWPDEIRAPDSVAGGGDVTVRDAELDLADALMDTLGEVDLDSLHDDYREAVEAMIATKVEGGGEVAEVAEGAGEGGKVIDLMAALESSVRAARQARGGEDAEAGGDAEVTELKRPSGRGTSGRKSAAGTGGAKKSAPGKAGAGKAGAAGRSGPAAKEGAGSARKSTAKRAAAATASGSSAKKSTARSSSAGRSAAKKTAGSGQAARKAASRGRGSA; this comes from the coding sequence GTGCGCTCGATATGGAACGGTGCGATCTCCTTCGGCCTGGTCAGCATTCCGGTCAAGCTCATCAACGCGACCGAGAACCACTCGCTCTCCTTCCGCCAGATCCACGCGGCCGACGGGGGCCGGATCCGCTACCGCAAGGTGTGCGAGCTGGAGGAGAAGGAGGTCCCGGGCGACGAGATCGGCAAGGCGTACGAGGACGCCGACGGCTCGATGATCCCCATCACGGACGAGGACCTCGCCGCCCTCCCGCTGCCCACCACGAAGACGATCGAGATCGTCGCGTTCGTGCCCGCGTCCGAGATCGACCCCCTCCAGATGGACACCGCGTACTACCTGGCGGCCAACGGCGTGCCCGCGGCCAAGCCGTACACGCTGCTCCGCGAGGCGCTCCGCCGCAGCGGCAGGGTCGCCGTCGCCAAGTTCGCCCTGCGGGGGCGCGAGCGCCTCGGCATGCTCAGGGTCGTCGACGAGGTCGTCACCCTGCACGGGCTGCTCTGGCCCGACGAGATCCGGGCGCCCGACAGCGTCGCGGGGGGCGGCGACGTGACCGTGCGCGACGCCGAACTCGACCTGGCCGACGCCCTCATGGACACGCTCGGCGAGGTCGACCTCGACTCGCTCCACGACGACTACCGCGAGGCGGTCGAGGCGATGATCGCGACCAAGGTCGAGGGCGGCGGGGAGGTCGCCGAGGTGGCGGAGGGCGCCGGCGAGGGCGGCAAGGTGATCGACCTGATGGCGGCGCTGGAGAGCAGCGTGCGGGCGGCCAGGCAGGCGCGCGGGGGCGAGGACGCCGAGGCGGGCGGGGACGCCGAGGTCACCGAGCTCAAGCGGCCCTCGGGGCGCGGGACGTCGGGCAGGAAGTCCGCGGCGGGGACCGGTGGAGCGAAGAAGAGCGCGCCGGGGAAGGCGGGAGCGGGGAAGGCGGGAGCGGCAGGACGTTCCGGCCCGGCGGCGAAGGAGGGCGCCGGGAGCGCGCGGAAGAGCACGGCGAAGCGGGCCGCCGCGGCCACCGCCTCGGGGTCCTCGGCGAAGAAGTCCACCGCCCGCTCCTCCTCGGCGGGGCGGAGCGCGGCGAAGAAGACGGCCGGATCGGGGCAGGCCGCCCGCAAGGCGGCGTCCCGCGGGCGCGGCTCGGCGTGA
- a CDS encoding 50S ribosomal protein bL37, translated as MSKRGNKRRARKKKGANHGKRPNC; from the coding sequence ATGTCGAAGCGAGGCAACAAGCGCCGTGCGCGGAAGAAGAAGGGCGCGAACCACGGCAAGCGCCCCAACTGCTGA
- a CDS encoding acyl-CoA carboxylase subunit epsilon, giving the protein METGSARPLLHVTKGHADPDELAAVTAVLMARAGARAADTAAGRPADRPAERPGGGRPATRPAFLTAHSWQGGS; this is encoded by the coding sequence GTGGAAACAGGCAGCGCACGGCCCCTGCTGCACGTGACGAAGGGGCACGCGGACCCCGACGAACTGGCCGCCGTGACGGCGGTCCTGATGGCCCGGGCGGGAGCACGCGCGGCGGACACGGCCGCCGGGCGCCCCGCGGACAGGCCCGCCGAACGCCCCGGCGGCGGGCGTCCGGCCACGCGCCCCGCGTTCCTCACCGCCCACTCCTGGCAGGGCGGGTCCTGA